From the genome of Homalodisca vitripennis isolate AUS2020 chromosome 8, UT_GWSS_2.1, whole genome shotgun sequence, one region includes:
- the LOC124367778 gene encoding uncharacterized protein LOC124367778 codes for MNSWFFFVGILILVSLHQQVATLDLTYLANNVLKFMKVLENKSKSPGSAVCKDAIKKHEDWLKKQTNECKKSKKSATLAICEKQMAVYPLAIESLIEALETGCK; via the exons ATGAACAGTTGGTTCTTTTTCGTTGGAATTTTAATACTG GTGTCGCTTCATCAACAGGTTGCAACGCTAGACTTGACGTACCTGGCGAACAACGTATTAAAGTTTATGAAAGTTTTGGAAAACAAGTCGAAAAGTCCTGGGTCCGCAGTTTGTAAAGATGCTATAAAAAAACACGAGGATTGGTTGAAAAAGCAAACCAACGAGTGTAAAAAATCAAAGAAAAGTGCAACTCTGGCTATATGTGAGAAGCAGATGGCTGTTTACCCTTTGGCAATTGAATCGCTCATCGAAGCTCTAGAAACGGGATGCAAGTGA